In the Candidatus Saccharibacteria bacterium oral taxon 488 genome, one interval contains:
- the cyaB gene encoding class IV adenylate cyclase, with amino-acid sequence MSWRFHLAEQYEIERKRKFAGNLEVFIAQLSSQGFSLVDETTEIGSYYSRSDVDFMQTVECLRVRQRNDFAEITYKPPTNQRTRTEDGVIVKPETNLPVNPENAAVAKQLLTNLGMVKLVEVNKFRRIFKYDDEPGLTIAIDEISGAGVFVETEIISEDKELALRQIEDVEARIGVQEFEIITQPYRDICMDISLKGC; translated from the coding sequence TTGAGCTGGAGGTTCCATCTGGCAGAGCAGTATGAAATAGAACGTAAGCGTAAGTTTGCGGGCAATTTGGAAGTGTTTATTGCACAACTGAGTTCTCAGGGATTTTCCTTAGTTGATGAAACTACTGAGATTGGTAGCTACTATTCTCGGTCTGACGTTGATTTCATGCAGACAGTTGAATGTTTGCGGGTTCGACAGCGTAATGATTTTGCCGAGATAACCTATAAGCCACCGACCAATCAGCGTACGCGCACTGAGGATGGAGTTATCGTCAAGCCAGAAACTAATCTGCCAGTCAATCCAGAGAATGCGGCCGTCGCTAAGCAGCTGCTAACAAATCTTGGTATGGTGAAATTGGTTGAGGTCAATAAGTTTCGACGGATATTTAAGTACGATGATGAACCGGGGTTGACGATTGCTATTGATGAGATTAGCGGTGCGGGTGTTTTCGTAGAAACGGAAATCATCAGTGAGGATAAAGAGTTGGCGCTGCGGCAAATTGAGGATGTTGAAGCGCGGATAGGAGTTCAGGAGTTTGAAATCATCACTCAGCCGTATCGTGATATTTGCATGGATATATCTTTGAAAGGTTGCTAG
- a CDS encoding NUDIX hydrolase has protein sequence MSSAYRVVVKGLVRDYSGKLLFVQERSDSWDLPGGGLEHGEGVIEALKREFLEELEADVKVSTENPLIIPTWNTKFDDPVLIIAYKVTLLTAPRKTDEVSNFNYFDIHEIKQEKLDSTLASNLSKIYPCKYHDTAE, from the coding sequence ATATCATCAGCATATCGAGTAGTAGTCAAGGGATTGGTGCGTGATTATTCAGGCAAGCTACTGTTTGTTCAAGAGAGAAGTGACTCATGGGATCTTCCTGGCGGCGGCCTGGAACATGGTGAGGGTGTTATAGAAGCGTTGAAACGAGAGTTTTTGGAAGAATTAGAAGCAGATGTCAAAGTCTCTACAGAAAATCCCTTGATTATTCCAACTTGGAATACAAAGTTCGATGACCCTGTTCTGATTATTGCCTACAAAGTTACTCTACTAACGGCACCTCGTAAAACAGATGAAGTTTCAAACTTTAACTATTTCGATATTCATGAAATCAAACAAGAAAAATTGGATTCTACGCTAGCTAGCAACCTTTCAAAGATATATCCATGCAAATATCACGATACGGCTGAGTGA
- the rpsH gene encoding 30S ribosomal protein S8: MSMQTTDPIADLLTRIRNAKLVGKTEVRVPSSKMKKVIAEQLVKNGYLADVKLEDAKPRGVLVVTINEEGTNSTINEITRVSKPGRRVYVGASEIPKVKSGRGLVLISTSKGVMTGAEAAKAKLGGELLLKVY, from the coding sequence ATGTCTATGCAAACTACAGACCCAATCGCCGACCTTCTGACGCGCATTCGCAATGCGAAACTGGTTGGCAAGACGGAAGTTCGTGTTCCGTCCAGCAAGATGAAAAAAGTCATCGCTGAACAATTAGTCAAAAACGGCTACCTTGCAGATGTTAAACTAGAGGACGCCAAGCCTCGCGGCGTGCTGGTCGTGACCATCAACGAAGAAGGTACCAACAGCACCATCAACGAGATCACCCGTGTCTCAAAACCTGGTCGTCGCGTTTACGTCGGCGCTAGCGAGATTCCAAAGGTGAAAAGCGGCCGCGGTCTGGTACTCATCTCAACCTCCAAAGGCGTCATGACTGGCGCTGAGGCAGCCAAGGCTAAACTTGGTGGTGAGTTGCTACTGAAGGTGTACTAA
- the rpsN gene encoding 30S ribosomal protein S14, with the protein MAKKSMVARDKKRLKMIAKYAAKRAELKELGNLDGLQKLPRNSSPTRHKNRDSISGRPRGYMRQFGLSRINFREKAAKGEIPGITKSSW; encoded by the coding sequence ATGGCTAAGAAATCAATGGTCGCTCGCGACAAAAAGCGTCTGAAGATGATCGCAAAATACGCTGCGAAGCGCGCTGAGCTCAAAGAGCTTGGCAACCTCGACGGTTTGCAGAAATTACCTCGCAACTCGAGCCCAACTCGGCACAAGAACCGCGACAGCATTTCCGGCCGTCCACGTGGCTACATGCGCCAGTTCGGCTTGAGCCGCATCAATTTCCGCGAAAAAGCAGCCAAGGGTGAAATCCCAGGCATAACAAAGAGTAGTTGGTAA